A single genomic interval of Drosophila virilis strain 15010-1051.87 chromosome 2, Dvir_AGI_RSII-ME, whole genome shotgun sequence harbors:
- the Hus1-like gene encoding checkpoint protein HUS1, which produces MKFRAKMLDVLYMREFQAIAATLAKLAKDCVMILGQERMHFIVNEEHCSTSSPLVWVSIGSKDYFPEYKMTPARPDEDFIVLVMSAMHLSRALAVLRSGTSSSVHSCKLKLKQIQFPCISVIATVVSPSSAEPREVVHDVPVTVVPASDWPSFVLPKVPSTQLVLGVPSLRLLRSLIDKLKNISPSLIFHGSATGELNLVAESEMATITTRFSRLLLHKVNQPQSPSATAAAAALEVSCSVDTRKASAFFNALQLPNEEIMIGIDKERCICLQLDIRSQVVLHSILPAVCI; this is translated from the coding sequence ATGAAGTTCCGTGCCAAGATGTTGGACGTGCTCTATATGCGCGAGTTCCAGGCTATTGCCGCGACGTTGGCCAAGCTGGCCAAGGATTGCGTCATGATATTGGGGCAGGAGCGTATGCATTTCATTGTGAACGAGGAGCATTGCTCGACCTCATCGCCGCTCGTGTGGGTCAGCATTGGTTCCAAAGATTATTTTCCGGAATACAAAATGACGCCAGCACGTCCAGACGAGGACTTCATAGTGCTGGTCATGTCTGCGATGCATCTAAGTCGCGCTTTGGCCGTGCTGCGCTccggcaccagcagcagcgtgCACAGCTGCAAGTTGAAATTGAAGCAGATACAATTTCCCTGCATCTCGGTGATTGCCACTGTGGTGTCGCCTAGTTCCGCCGAGCCGCGCGAAGTGGTGCACGACGTGCCCGTCACCGTAGTCCCGGCGAGCGATTGGCCCTCGTTTGTCCTGCCCAAGGTGCCGAGCACACAGCTTGTGCTGGGTGTGCCCTCGCTGCGTCTTCTGCGCAGTCTGATAGACAAGCTAAAGAACATATCGCCCAGTCTCATATTCCATGGCAGCGCCACAGGCGAACTAAATCTGGTGGCCGAGTCCGAAATGGCCACAATCACAACTCGCTTTAGTCGCCTGCTGTTGCACAAGGTCAACcagccgcagtcgccgtcggcaacggcggcggcggcggcattgGAGGTGTCCTGCTCTGTGGACACACGCAAGGCATCCGCGTTCTTCAATGCTCTCCAGCTGCCCAACGAGGAGATCATGATTGGCATCGATAAAGAGCGCTGCATCTGCTTGCAGCTGGATATTCGCAGCCAAGTAGTCCTACATTCAATATTGCCAGCTGTTTGCATTTAG
- the Gmppb gene encoding mannose-1-phosphate guanylyltransferase catalytic subunit beta: MCGSPNIAAGSGARALILVGGYGTRLRPLTLSTPKPLVEFANKPILLHQLEALVDAGCRQVILAVSYRAEQMEQELKVEADKLGVELIFSHESEPLGTAGPLALAKPLLTASAEPFFVLNSDVICDFPFKQLMQFHRNHGKQGTIVVTKVEEPSKYGVVLYDELGCIRNFIEKPQEFVSNKINAGIYIFNPTVLDRIEVKPTSIEKEVFPDMALQHELYAMELNGFWMDIGQPKDFLTGMCLYLSSLRQKQSTKLYTGPGVVGNVLVDPSAKIGEGCRIGPNVTIGPDVVIEDGVCIKRSTILKCAIVRSHSWLDSCIVGWRSTVGRWVRIEGITVLGEDVIVKDELYVNGGQVLPHKSIAASVPEPQIIM, from the exons ATGTGCGGCTCACCCAATATAGCTGCCGGCAGCGGCGCACGGGCACTCATCCTGGTGGGCGGCTATGGCACACGACTCCGTCCGCTGACGCTGAGCACACCCAAGCCGTTGGTGGAGTTCGCCAACAAGCCCATTTTGCTGCATCAGCTGGAGGCGCTCGTTGATGCGGGCTGTCGTCAA GTCATATTGGCGGTCAGCTATCGGGCCGAGCAAATGGAGCAGGAACTTAAAGTGGAAGCGGACAAATTGGGCGTCGAGCTAATCTTTTCACATGAAAGCGAACCCCTGGGCACAGCTGGCCCCCTGGCGCTGGCCAAGCCCCTACTGACAGCCAGTGCGGAGCCATTCTTTGTTCTCAACTCGGATGTTATTTGTGATTTCCCGTTCAAGCAGCTAATGCAATTCCATCGCAATCATGGCAAACAAGGCACTATTGTGGTGACCAAAGTCGAGGAGCCCTCCAAATATGGTGTTGTGCTCTACGATGAGCTGGGTTGCATTAGGAATTTCATTGAGAAACCGCAAGAGTTTGTCAGCAACAAAATCAATGCGGGCATTTACATATTCAATCCCACGGTGCTGGACCGCATCGAGGTGAAGCCCACATCCATTGAGAAGGAGGTGTTTCCGGACATGGCGCTGCAGCATGAGCTCTATGCCATGGAACTGAACGGTTTCTGGATGGATATTGGACAACCCAAAGACTTTCTTACCG GCATGTGCCTCTACCTCAGCTCGCTGCGACAGAAGCAATCGACCAAGCTGTACACAGGACCCGGCGTCGTTGGCAATGTGCTGGTCGATCCGTCGGCCAAGATTGGCGAGGGCTGTCGCATCGGACCAAATGTAACCATTGGGCCCGATGTGGTCATCGAGGATGGCGTTTGCATCAAGCGTTCGACCATACTAAAATGTGCCATTGTACGCTCGCACTCCTGGCTGGACTCCTGCATTGTGGGCTGGCGCAGCACTGTCGGGCGCTGGGTGCGCATCGAGGGCATCACCGTGCTGGGCGAGGATGTTATCGTTAAGGACGAGCTGTACGTGAACGGCGGCCAGGTGCTGCCGCACAAGAGCATTGCGGCCAGCGTGCCCGAGCCCCAGATCATCATGTGA
- the BBS5 gene encoding BBSome complex member BBS5: MLKTLSKTDALPQSLLWEDKEVKFDTPQLQTRLRSGEKILDTIYHIEDSKGNPGDTGRLLVTNLRIIWHSLVHKKFNLSIGYARIGTTNTRLVHMHTKGRIPSQALYILAIRNETRFEFLFTDVSGETARRDQPIFASVFDVHHLYQRTFLYRDLKLRGAIVQAGQLIIMPDEQVYSQVQGVWNLSSDQGNLGSFVVTNIRLVWFADANETFNLSLPYLQIEALRIRESKYGPALVIQTAETAGGYVLGFRIDPVERLNGLFKELGSLHTIYTEQPNFGVHYDPLDARKRQAAAAEEAAQATQFKIEEYQELDERQEREINTKLNSYLAAGSLAGTEHVTTEPIYCKELGFAMERIPEGYKLQDLWNVMPTKMATLDE; this comes from the exons ATGTTGAAAACTCTGAGCAAAACGGATGCACTGCCGCAGAGTCTGCTCTGGGAGGATAAGGAGGTCAAATTTGATACCCCACAACT ACAAACGCGTCTTCGCAGCGGCGAGAAAATATTGGATACGATTTACCATATAGAGGACAGCAAGGGCAATCCTGGCGATACGGGCCGACTGCTGGTGACCAATCTGCGCATCATTTGGCACTCGCTGGTCCACAAGAAGTTCAATTTGT CCATAGGCTATGCTCGCATAGGCACCACCAACACGCGCCTGGTGCACATGCACACCAAGGGCCGCATACCCAGCCAGGCGCTGTACATTCTGGCCATAAGGAACGAGACGCGATTTGAGTTTTTGTTCACGGACGTCTCCGGCGAGACGGCGCGTAGGGATCAGCCGATCTTTGCCAGCGTTTTCGATGTGCATCA CTTGTATCAGCGCACGTTCCTCTACAGGGATCTAAAGCTGCGCGGCGCCATTGTTCAGGCCGGTCAGCTGATTATAATGCCGGATGAGCAGGTGTACAGCCAGGTGCAGGGCGTCTGGAATTTGTCCAGCGACCAGGGCAATCTGGGCAGCTTTGTGGTGACCAATATCCGACTGGTCTGGTTTGCGGATGCAAATGAGACCTTTAATCTAAGCCTGCCCTATCTGCAGATCGAGGCC CTGCGCATACGCGAGTCCAAGTATGGCCCGGCGCTGGTCATCCAAACGGCTGAGACGGCCGGCGGCTATGTGTTGGGCTTTCGCATCGATCCGGTCGAGCGTTTGAATGGGCTCTTCAAGGAGCTGGGCTCCCTGCACACCATCTATACGGAGCAGCCGAACTTTGGCGTTCACTACGATCCGCTGGACGCGCGCAAGCGCCAGGCTGCCGCCGCCGAGGAAGCTGCCCAGGCGACACAATTCAAAATCGAGGAATATCAGGAGCTGGACGAGCGTCAGGAGCGCGAAATAAATACCAAGCTGAACAGCTATCTCGCCGCGGGCTCCCTGGCCGGCACGGAGCATGTGACGACGGAGCCCATCTATTGCAAGGAGCTGGGCTTTGCCATGGAACGCATACCCGAGGGCTACAAGCTGCAGGATTTGTGGAATGTGATGCCCACAAAGATGGCAACGCTCGACGAGTGA
- the LOC6632636 gene encoding ras guanine nucleotide exchange factor glfB has product MLLAAAGQPAPYTYDSSASRKINNNNNNNNNSSSSNNNNNVNAGTSTPTQTIGAAGTLAARPTTASSIASNAACALMKTLSVRLHRGTEFIKDTVQKALVMNASTPVLAPPAIEGGSSHSHSHSLKRKLIGAGGIMSSVTVSSSGSGSGSGTTSSSSASSSSSSNRQLVLSQPYVAPTAAYLRQFTVAPSMLHRSATARKRNASTDSLLMDLCLFKPIRPMPITPIKINKARGFELKRPKFMPPAANVYSDADDDDTDDEEYEEEPAHKDQEQPLKPKLSTLTLPQHATASAFVPHEPTQPQGHTKDSSNTLTSGTGSVEVTVTGTATATAKPKAAAAKRRRRAPLLTAKRRRKTGSAAAAAAGTTSATKATGTATAASVTAAAAAPKRKQRTAARVNSISPMRHSPPMTRQRARLQISNSSN; this is encoded by the exons ATGTTGCTGGCGGCAGCCGGGCAACCAGCGCCCTATACCTACGACTCGAGCGCGTCGCGTAagattaacaataacaacaacaacaacaacaatagcagcagcagcaacaacaacaacaatgtcaaCGCAGGCACGAGCACACCCACCCAAACAATTGGAGCAGCGGGCACGCTGGCGGCACGTCCCACAACCGCCAGCAGCATAGCCAGCAATGCGGCCTGTGCGCTGATGAAAACGCTCTCAGTGCGCCTGCATCGCGGCACCGAATTCATCAAGGACACGGTGCAAAAGGCGCTGGTCATGAATGCCTCGACGCCAGTTTTAGCACCGCCGGCAATAGAGGGAGGCAGCAGTCACAGTCATAGCCATAGCCTTAAACGCAAGCTGATCGGCGCCGGCGGCATCATGAGCTCCGTTACCGTTTCCAGctccggctctggctctggctcggGCACCACCTCCAGctccagcgccagcagcagtagcagcagcaatcgcCAGCTTGTGCTCAGCCAGCCATATGTGGCGCCCACGGCTGCCTATTTGCGGCAGTTTACGGTGGCGCCCTCCATGCTGCATCGCTCGGCAACGGCGCGCAAACGTAATGCCAGCACAGACAGCTTACTCATGGATCTGTGTCTATTCAAGCCCATAAGGCCCATGCCCATAACACCCATTAAAAT CAACAAAGCACGTGGCTTTGAACTGAAGCGACCCAAATTTATGCCGCCCGCTGCAAATGTGTACAGCGATGCCGATGACGATGACACCGACGACGAGGAGTACGAAGAGGAGCCAGCACACAAGGACCAGGAGCAGCCACTTAAACCAAAGCTCAG CACACTGACATTGCCACAACATGCCACCGCTTCCGCTTTTGTGCCACACGAGCCCACTCAGCCGCAGGGCCACACCaaggacagcagcaacacactAACCTCAGGCACTGGCTCAGTCGAAGTCACAGTCACaggcacagccacagccacagccaagCCAAAGGCAGCGGCCGCAAAGCGTCGACGCCGTGCACCGCTGCTAACGGCCAAAAGACGTCGCAAAACAGgatccgcagcagcagcagcagccggaacAACTTCAGCAACCAAGGCAACCGGCACTGCTACCGCAGCGTCTgttacagctgcagctgcagcgcccaAGCGGAAGCAACGCACTGCCGCCAGGGTCAATTCCATATCGCCAATGCGCCACTCGCCGCCCATGACACGCCAGCGAGCGCGTCTACAGAtctccaacagcagcaactaa